DNA sequence from the Pseudomonadota bacterium genome:
TAGTCGTAGGGTACCGGCCGTGACAATGCTTCCTGGACGCACGGATAGATCGCGACCGGGCCGGACGTCAATGTCATGGTCGGCGCCTTGATCGGTGTATTTCCCATGCCGGGTTCCCTCTTGCTGGTCAGAGGGCAATATACCGTGCATCGCTGCCGTCGGTAAGTCATTATCGCGTTCGATGCGACAGGCAACTCGGTTCGATTACGTGATCGTCGGCGCCGGCAGCGCGGGCTGTGTACTCGCCGCCCGGCTCAGCGAAGACAGCAACACGCGCGTCGCTCTTGTCGAGGCCGGCGGGCCGGCGGATGACCCAGCCATCGCCGATCCGGCGCGTTGGCCGTTCCTCGCCGGCGCGTCGTGCGATTGGAACTACAAAACGCACGCCCAAGCGCACACCGCCGGGCGCCGGCATGATTGGCCGCGCGGCAAGGTTATCGGCGGCACCAGCTGCCTGAACGCGATGGCACATGTGAGAGGGCACCCGGCAGATTTCGACTGCTGGGTTGAAGACGGTTGCCCGGGTTGGGGATACGCCGATCTCTTGCCATATTTCATCCGCTCTGAAACCAGCAGCTTCGCCGCCTCGCCATATCATGGCGTAGCGGGCCCGGTCTCCCTTCTCACCCCAGAGCACCCGAACCCGTTAACCCAAAGTTTTTTGGCCGCCGGCGAAGAATGCGGCTTCAAGCCAACGGAAGAGCATAACGGAGCACGGCTGACCGGGCCGACTCTCAACACACTGACTATTGTCGACGGTCAACGGCAAAGCGTTGCCGATGCCTATTTGGCTCCGGCTATGGGGCGGGAAAATCTCACTGTCCTCGTACATTGCCGGGCGCGGCGCCTTCTGTTCGCGAGCGGCGACCACTGCCGGGGTATCGAAGTAGACCAGTATGGGGAGCGCCTGGAAATAACCGCTGAGCAATCGGTTATTCTTGCCGCGGGTGCCATCGGCTCGCCCGCTCTGCTGTTGCGTTCCGGCATCGGGCCGGCCCAGGATTTGCGCGATGTCGGCATAGCGTGCCGTATCGATCTGCCGGGCGTCGGCCGCAATTTGCAGGATCATCTGCTTGGCGCCGGCAATCTCTACGCCGCGGCCCGGCCGGTGCCGCCGTCGCGCTATCAACATTCGGAAGCGCTGCTCTATGCCCGTCTTGCAGATCAGGAAGGCGCGCCCGAACTGGTGGTCGCCTGCGTCTTGCTGCCGGCGGTGACCGAATGTTTCAACGCTCCGGCGGTGGGCGCTGCGTACACTTTGATGTTCGGCTTCACCCACCCCGCAAGCCGGGGGGTCATTCGCCTGGTTTCGGACGATCCTGATTCGCCGCCGCTCATCGACCCGGCTTACCTCAGTGCGCCGCAAGACCTCACAAGGTTTGCCGCGTCATTGGATTTGGCACGCCGCATCGGTAGCGCCAAGGCACTCGCAGAGTGGCGCCAGAGTGAGTTGCTGCCCGGCCCGTCGGTCAAAACCGATCCGGGGCGGCGCGATTTTCTACAGCGCGCCGCCCATACCCATCACCATCCTGTTGGTACCTGCCGCATGGGAACGGATAGTGGGGCGGTGGTGGGGCCGGGTCTCAGACTACGCGGTGCCGACGGACTTTATGTCGTCGATGGTTCGGCGATGCCGAGCCTCACCACCGGGCCGGTCAATGCCGTGATTGTCGCTATCGCCGAGCGCGCCAGCGACATCATTCGAGATCGCGTGCCGCTTGCGCCGATTTTTTCCGTCCGCTCGGATTGAGCAGCGCTGTGCGCGGTTATGTGACTGCGCGCCCTTTGCCGATACGCGGATGCGGCCGGCCGCCATCGGAGACCGCCATTACAATTATGATTTCATTGGGCCGCGGTGCATCGGCCACAGTGACGGTGATCGTTTCGAATTCATCGAACGACCAGATATTGTCCTTGTTGGCGAGTGGCACATCGATCGACGCGCCGGCGCTACCCACCTTGGCCGTATGGGGGATGATCGATTCACCGCCGCCGACGGCGGCGCGCATGGGTTTTCCGAGAGTTGGGTGAAGCACCGCCGCAGCATGTTCGACGTCGCCGTTAACCCCGACGATCGCTGATTTTCCATATGCCACCGGCGCGCCGTCAAGCATCGCCACCGCCTGGGGCATCAGCTCTTCACCGATTGCCAGGGCGGTGTCGAACAATTTCGACAAATCCATTTCAAACTTCCCGGCAAAGGGATTGTCGATCACCGCAATGGCGGCAACCCGGCACACCGGACGAAGCGCCGGGCTGCCCGCCTCGGCGGTGATCCGCTCTTTAACAAATATAGTTTTTCTTACCGTCATATTCTGGAATCCTCCACTCGGGCAGGTTGGCTGACGCTGCGAGAATCATGATACATTGAAGCGCAGGAGAAATTCCGAGAATTAGTAGGCCGAAACTATTTCAGTGTTCAGCAAAGCATTTGTTTATATTGGGCTGCTCGTGCTCATCCTATTGCCGCTCAGTGGACGGGCCGCCGAGCCGTCAGGGCCAAGCGCGCCGGTGCGCCTTGAGATCGTTAGTGCGACGGCGACATCTCGCCTCGCCTGTCAGCTCGTGCTGGCCCATTTCGTCACCCAGGACATCGCGTCGATTCCGGCCGGGGGTGAGGCCGTGATCGTACTGGATCGGGATTTAGATGACGGCACATTGATCTATCGGCATGACGGCGGACGGCGCATGGCGGTAGAAAATATCCTCTGCGGCGTTGCCGCCAATTGGCGGGCGACTCGCGCTGATTTAAATCTGGCCGCGTTGCGTGCCGGCCGGCGCGCCAATTTAAGAATTATCTGCGAAGCACCGAAAGCGCTGTCCTGCACGGCCGTCGGCATGGCGGAATGAGTCCGCCCAACAGCTACGACTATGTAATTGTCGGGGCGGGCTCGGCGGGCTGTACCTTGGCGAATCGACTGTCGGCCGATCCCGGTGTCAGCGTGCTGGTGCTGGAAGCCGGCGGCTGGGACCGCGATCCGTGGATACATATTCCGCTTGGTTGGGGCAAGATATTGCAGGGTCGGCTGCATGATTGGGGGTATTATTGTGAGCCCGAAGACAATGTAAATGGCCGCCGGGTGGAGTGCGCGCGCGGCAAGGTTATCGGTGGCTCATCGTCAACCAATGCCATGGCTTATGTGCGCGGCAATCCGGCGGATTACGATGGTTGGGCTGCATCAGGCCTCAGCGAATGGTCCTATGCCCATGCCTTGCCATATTTCCAAAAGCAGGAAACCTGGGAAGGCGGCGGCGGTGATTATCGCGGCGGGTCGGGACCGCTGGGCACGCAATTCTGCCGTTACCGCGACCCGCTGGTCGAAGCCTTCGCTGCGGCCGGCCAGGCAGCCGGTTTCGGCTGGACCGATGACTATAATGGAGCAAAGCAGGAGGGCTTCGGGCGCTTGCAAATGACCATTCGGAACGGCCGGCGGTCGAGCGGTGCGTCCGCTTATTTGCGCCCGGTGTTGCGGCGGCAAAACCTCTCCATCAAGACCCGGGCGTTGACCACGCGCGTCAATTTCGAAGGCGGCACCGCGACCGGGGTGGACTATGTGAAAGACGGCCAAACCCACTCGGTGCGGGCGGAGCGCGAAGTGATTCTCGCGGGCGGGGTGATCAATACGCCGCAATTGCTGATGCTCTCGGGCATTGGCGATGCGGCTGAGTTGAAGGCGCAGGGCATCCCGGTTGAAGTGGCGCTGCCAGGTGTCGGCAAGAATTTGCGCGACCATGTGTCGGTTGTCCTCCTATATCAACGCCGCGAGCCAGGACCGTTCCACCGCAACATGCGCGCCGATCGAATCGTCCGCGAACTCGCCAAGGCCTATTTGTTCGGCAAGGGATTTGCCGCCGACGTGCCGGGCGGCGTTGTCGCCTTTTTGAAGAGTGGGCCCGATGTTGTATTGCCAGATCTGCAATATCTTTTCACCGCCGCGCCGTTCGGCGCCGGGCCCTATTTCAAACCCTTCAAGCAGCCGTTTGCCGATGGCTTTGCCACCCGCCTGGTCATGCTGCAGCCGGAAAGCCGCGGCACGGTGAGCCTGGTTTCAGCCGACCCGACGGCGCATCCTCGCATCTGGCAGAATTTTCTTGCCCGTGATGCCGATTGGCGGACACTCCGTGCTGGCGTGCGGATTGCCCGCGACATCGCTGCGCAGAGCCCGCTCGCGCCATTCATCGCCAAGGAAATTATGCCCGGCAGTGATAAGGTTTCGGATGAAGCGATCGACGAAGTGATCCGCAACACAGCGATCACCGTGCACCATCCTCTCGGCACCTGCCGCATGGGGACCGATGACGACGAAATGGCCGTGGTGGACCCAGAACTGCGGGTTCGCGGTACTCAGGGCCTGCGTGTCGTTGACGCCTCAGTGATGCCGACACTCGTGCGTGGCAATATCAACGCCGCAGTGGTCATGATCGCAGAAAAGGCGGCGGACCTCATCGCCGGGCGTGGCGTTTTAGCGCCGCGCAATTGATCACCGGCGTGGTCATGCGCTCAGCGCGCTATGCCAAATTGCGTGACGACGATAAGATGCATCCGCTCTAGCTAGAAATACGGCGGGAACCCTCTCAGTGATGGATACATGACCACAGACCCTACCAAATCCGGAAATTCCGACCTGTTCTATAACGAGCTGGAGCCGTTCTACGAATTCGGCGAGTTTGTCGAGCTGGACGCCTATCTGCCGTTGCCCGACGATTGGATCGTCATGCTTACCGATGTTCAGGGATCAACCCGGGCAATCGAGGCGGGGCTCTACAAGAATGTGAATATGGTGGGGGCGGCCTCGATCACGGCTCTCCTCAACATCTGCGGCGACATCGAAGCGCCATTTGTGTTCGGCGGGGACGGGGGAACGGTCGTCGTACCCGGCTCGTTGCGCGAAGCTGCCTGCGATGCGCTCGTGGGCCTCAGGGCGATGTCGCAGGAAACTTTCGGCTTAACATTGCGTGTCGGCGCGATACCGGTTGCGGATTTGCGGGCGCAGGGCGTCGACGTGCGGGTTCGTAAATTAGAGCTCAGTGTGGGAAACTACCTGGCCATGTTCACCGGTGGCGGCATCGATCTTTGTGACAGTCTGTTGAAGAACTCTCCACCGGGTAGCCCGTACCTGCTTGAGTCCCGATCCGAAGTTGGCGAACCCGACCTTGAAGGCTTGTCGTGCCGCTGGGAACCGCTGGCGCCGCAAAACGGACTCATGATGACGATCATGATTCAAGGCACCAACCGCAACCCGGCGGACGAAAGCGGATTGCTGAGCGACGTCTTACTGAAGATCAGGGATTTACTCGGCTATCACCTGCAAGAATCGGCCCCGGCGAGCGCCGGCTCCATGAAATTTAGATGGCCACCGCGCGGCCTTGGGTTGGAAGCGCGCGCCACGGCCGGCGACCGGTCGTTCTTGAAGAGCTACTTCGCCGTTTGGATCTCGTCTCTGATCCAGTTTTGGTGCGAACGATTCGATCGCCACGCCGGATCGTACAATGCGCCTATTTACCGAGACGAGCTTCGTACAAACACCGACTTTCGAAAATATGACGGCGTTCTACGGATGGTGCTGGATGTAAGTGAAGATCAAGCCGAGCGCATCGAGACATATCTAAAGCACGAACAGGATAACGGGCATCTCGTTTACGGCGTTCACCTTGCCCGTGCCGCCTTGATGACCTGCCTGGTGTTCAACATGGCGCAAAGCGAACATGTGCATTTTATCGATGGTTCGGACGGCGGGTTCGCAATGGCGGCGCGGGGATTTAAGTCCGCTCTCGCCGCGCGCGCCTAAGGCCTCAACGCGCGCTGAACACGCTGCCGAGCGCAGCGTCGATCGGCTTACTCAGGTAGCCCAGCACGGATTCCGGCCGGCGGTAAGATTCGGCGCCGGCGTTACGCCTTGATGCGCGCGGATTTTGGATCGTAGAGCGGGCGCAGCGACGCGGTCGCCGGAGAACGCACGCCGGCGATTTCGATTTCGTAGGTGCCGCAATTCACATAGTCGGAATCGACGCCGTCCGGGTTCTCGACATAGCCCAGAGCAACAGCACCGCCGAGCGTATGGCCGTACATTGCCGAGCGTACGTAGCCGGCCAGCTCCCCGTCACGCCAGATTGGCTCATTGTGATAGAGCATCGGATCGGGGTCGGTGAGCAGGAATTGAACCAGGCGGTTGCTCAACCCCGTCTCGCGCTGGCGCTTGAGCGCGTCGCGGCCGATGAAGCCGCCTGGCTTGTCGAACTTGACGGCAAAGCCGAGTCCGCCTTCGAGCGGCGTGTCGGCGTCGGTGATGTCGTGGCCGTAATGGCGGTACGCCTTTTCGATGCGCAGCGAATTCATCGCATGCATGCCGATTTGGCGCAGCCCGTACGATTCCCCGGCCTCGACCAGAACATCGAAGACGCCGGTGGTAAATTCGCTCGGGATGTAAAGCTCCCAGCCGAGCTCGCCGACATAACTAATGCGCGACGCTCGCACCATAGCGAAGCCAAGCTCGATCTCGCGACTGGTGCCGAACGGAAAACCGTCGTTGGAAAGATCGTCCGGACTCAGCGATTGCAGCAGATCGCGCGCCTGCGGCCCCATCACGCCGAGCATGGAGAGGCCGGACGTGACGTCGGTTAGCACTGCATGAGCGCTGTCCGGAATATGGCGTTTGAGCCAGTGGAAATCACGTATCTGGAATTCACCGGAGGTGACGATAAGAAAATCATCGGCGGCGAGCCGGGTGACTGTCAGGTCGGCCTCGATACCGCCACGCTCGTTGAGCCATTGGGTATAGACCACACGCCCCAGTGCCACATCGATATGGTTGGCCGCAACCTGATCCAGCACGCGACAGGCATCGCGGCCCTGAAGGCGGAATTTGGCGAACGAACATTGGTCCAGAAGACCGACCGCCTCGCGCACTGCGGCATGTTCCTCGGCTGAAGGGCCGAACCAATTTTGGCGGCCATAGCTATATTCATAGCGCGCATCGGTGCCTTTGGGGGCGAACCAGTTGGGTCGTTCCCAGCCGAAAGCAACGCCATGGCAGGCACCGCGCGCAACCAGTCGGTCATGCACCGGCGAACAGCGCGCGCCGCGTCCGGTCTCGGCCTGATGAAACGGCCAATGCATGGCGTATAACAGGCCGAGCGATTCGCTGACGCGCTGGCGCAGATATTGACGATTGCTTTGGAATGGCAGATTGCGCCTGACATCGACTTCCCACAGGTCCGGCGGCGGGCTTCCGTCGCGAATCCATTCAGCGAGTACCTGGCCGACGCCGCCGGCGGACTGAATGCCGATCGAGTTGAAGCCGGCGGCGACGAAGCAATTGGCGAGTTCGGGCACCGCGCCGAGATGGTAGCGCACATCCGGGGTAAAGCTTTCAGGGCCGCAGAAGAACGTTTGGATGCCGACATCGGCGAGCGCCGGCATGCGGTGCATCGCCTGGGTCAGGATCGGCTCGAAATGATCGAAATCCTCGGGCAGTTCATCGAAGCTAAAATCCTCTGGGATGCCGTCCATGCCCCATGGCTTGGCGTGCGGCTCGAAGGCGCCAAGTAGAATTTTTCCCGCATCCTCTTTGTAGTAAGCGCAGGCGTCATAGTCGCGCAGCACCGGCAGGTCCGGCGTGACGCCGTCAAAAGCCTCGGTCACAATATAAAAATGCTCGCACGCATGGAGCGGCACATTGACGCCGATTGTTGCGGCCAGGTCACGCGTCCACATGCCGGCGCACAGCACCACCGTCTCGGCCGCAATCTCGCCGGCGTCGGTGTGCACGCCGGTGACGCGCTCGCCGTCATGGTGGATAGCCAGTACTTTGCAATTCTCGCGGATCAGCGCGCCGCCGGTGCGCGCGCCCTTGGCTAGCGCCTGGGTAACATCAACTGGATTGGCCTTGCCATCGGACGGGATATAGACGGCGCCGAGCACGTCTTTGACGTTGATCAGCGGGTAGCGCTCCTTAACCTCTTCAGGGCCGATCACATCGACCTGAAGATCGAATATCTTGGCCATCGAGGCGTTGCGCTTAAGCTCTTCAAAGCGCGCCTCATTGGTGGCAATCGAGATCGAACCAGTTTGTTTGAATCCGGTGGCCTGGCCGGTTTCAGCTTCAAGGCCGCGGTACAGCTCGGCGGTGTATCTCGCCAACTGGGTCATGCGCTGTGAGCCGCGCAATTGGCCGACCAGACCGGCAGCGTGCCAGGTGGTGCCGCAGGTCAGTTGGCGGCGCTCCAATAGAACAACATCCGAAATGCCGAGCTTGGTCAAATGATAGGCGACAGAACAGCCAATGACGCCGCCACCGACAATGACAACCCGCGCCGAACGCGGCAGCTCTTTGGCGCCGCTCTGGGTTGTCACTTCACCTGTCATCGCAATCACGCCCTAGACAATGCCCCAGCACACCGCTTGCCAAAACCATCACGGACGGAATTGGCGCACCCGACAGGATTCGAACTTGTGACCTCTGCCCTCGGAGCGTCTCGGAAAAAGTTATGCTCCAACAGCGAGACAGGAGAATATCATGACCGTAAAGATCAACAATACGTTTATCGGACGGATCGCCCAGGCAAAACCGGAGAAAGTCCGTAAATTTGGAGACGCGGCCTTGCGTGGATTTGTCGCCTGACAACAGCGTTCGGGGTTCATCACATATTACGCGGTTACTTTTAAGGGCAGCGCGAGGAAGGGCAATCGTCGACAGCGAAAAGTCCGTATTGGTGAGCATCCGGCCGTCGCACCATTTGAAGCGCGGAAAGCCGCCGAGGAACTCATCGCCCAAACTCGCCTTGAGAGCTTGCCGATTGAGAGTAAGCGAGAGCAATGGCTGTTGGTGCGGTTTTTAGACGAGCACGACCTTCCTTGGGCCGAGCACCATCTGAAAGATCCCGCCGGGCAAAAGGGCCAACTTCGCCGCTTCAAGGAGTGGGATAAACTGATCCTGGACGAGATCAACCAGTACTCAATCGAAAATTGGCGGAACAAACGGCTTGCGGCAAATGCGAGCCCCGGCACCATCAACAGAAACGTCGTTGTCATCAGGGCCGTGTTGAGCAAGGCCGTGGAATGGGGCTTTCTCAGGTACCATCCGTTGGCGGGCCTAAAAAAACTTTCGGTGGACCGCAGTCTCGCGCCCCAGACGTTGTCCGACGAGGACCGAACGACGTTTTTCATCGTGCTCGCTGACCGGGACCAAAAGCTCACTGGCGAACGGCGTTCGGCCAACCTGTGGCGGCAAGAGCGCCACTACCCACTTTTGCCCAGACTAACATACTTCAGTGACCATCTGACGCCCATCGTCATGACCGCCTAACATACCGGCATGCGACGCGGCGAAATCTTTTCGATGCAATGGGGCGACGTTGATTGACAGGAACCGTTGGGCCGATCCGGCAACTTGAACCGCTGTTGTTTTCATTCGCGTCGACGAACCGGCCGATGTGAATTCTTCGCCCGGTTGTTCGCTCGCAATCCCTGATCGTGGACCGCAATCAGCCTTTCTTCGCGAATGGCGACGGCGCACGATATGAGCTTGTCCGTGGTGATGCGCTTCGGCGCATAACCCTGCTTCTTGAGCAGCTTTCGCAAGAAGTCTCTGCGCCGTTCGCGGGCAGGGTTATCGTGACGCTCTTTAACTGCCTGTCGGCGCCCATTGCGCTGCGCTTCATGCTGAGCCCGAGCAACAAACCAACATGGAAATTTCGCCACGCCAGAGCGGTTAGGAACATCACTGATAGGCATACCGCGTTTGAGAATCGAATAGGCTCAAAATATTGATCGATATCATGGGATTCATATGCGCGCGGCGTAGCATGGAGCGTGAATTCACCCACACATAAAAAGGCGAGCGCGGACATGGATTACAGAACGTTTCTTCTCCACCTCGACGGCGGCGAGCGGGACGATATGCGCCTCTATATGGCGATGAAATTGGTCGCATTCGATCAGGCTCATTTGATCGCCCTACGCATCATTCGGCGGTTGGTTTGTCCGTGTTCATTTAGCATTCATGAATGAAGTGAATTGCATCGAAAGGGTCAGGCAATGCGAAAATTGTACTTAATGATGATTACCTCGCTCGTCGCGTTGGCGGCATCGACCCCTGCTTGGGCAA
Encoded proteins:
- a CDS encoding amino acid synthesis family protein, encoding MTVRKTIFVKERITAEAGSPALRPVCRVAAIAVIDNPFAGKFEMDLSKLFDTALAIGEELMPQAVAMLDGAPVAYGKSAIVGVNGDVEHAAAVLHPTLGKPMRAAVGGGESIIPHTAKVGSAGASIDVPLANKDNIWSFDEFETITVTVADAPRPNEIIIVMAVSDGGRPHPRIGKGRAVT
- a CDS encoding FAD-dependent oxidoreductase — protein: MTGEVTTQSGAKELPRSARVVIVGGGVIGCSVAYHLTKLGISDVVLLERRQLTCGTTWHAAGLVGQLRGSQRMTQLARYTAELYRGLEAETGQATGFKQTGSISIATNEARFEELKRNASMAKIFDLQVDVIGPEEVKERYPLINVKDVLGAVYIPSDGKANPVDVTQALAKGARTGGALIRENCKVLAIHHDGERVTGVHTDAGEIAAETVVLCAGMWTRDLAATIGVNVPLHACEHFYIVTEAFDGVTPDLPVLRDYDACAYYKEDAGKILLGAFEPHAKPWGMDGIPEDFSFDELPEDFDHFEPILTQAMHRMPALADVGIQTFFCGPESFTPDVRYHLGAVPELANCFVAAGFNSIGIQSAGGVGQVLAEWIRDGSPPPDLWEVDVRRNLPFQSNRQYLRQRVSESLGLLYAMHWPFHQAETGRGARCSPVHDRLVARGACHGVAFGWERPNWFAPKGTDARYEYSYGRQNWFGPSAEEHAAVREAVGLLDQCSFAKFRLQGRDACRVLDQVAANHIDVALGRVVYTQWLNERGGIEADLTVTRLAADDFLIVTSGEFQIRDFHWLKRHIPDSAHAVLTDVTSGLSMLGVMGPQARDLLQSLSPDDLSNDGFPFGTSREIELGFAMVRASRISYVGELGWELYIPSEFTTGVFDVLVEAGESYGLRQIGMHAMNSLRIEKAYRHYGHDITDADTPLEGGLGFAVKFDKPGGFIGRDALKRQRETGLSNRLVQFLLTDPDPMLYHNEPIWRDGELAGYVRSAMYGHTLGGAVALGYVENPDGVDSDYVNCGTYEIEIAGVRSPATASLRPLYDPKSARIKA
- a CDS encoding DUF3095 domain-containing protein produces the protein MTTDPTKSGNSDLFYNELEPFYEFGEFVELDAYLPLPDDWIVMLTDVQGSTRAIEAGLYKNVNMVGAASITALLNICGDIEAPFVFGGDGGTVVVPGSLREAACDALVGLRAMSQETFGLTLRVGAIPVADLRAQGVDVRVRKLELSVGNYLAMFTGGGIDLCDSLLKNSPPGSPYLLESRSEVGEPDLEGLSCRWEPLAPQNGLMMTIMIQGTNRNPADESGLLSDVLLKIRDLLGYHLQESAPASAGSMKFRWPPRGLGLEARATAGDRSFLKSYFAVWISSLIQFWCERFDRHAGSYNAPIYRDELRTNTDFRKYDGVLRMVLDVSEDQAERIETYLKHEQDNGHLVYGVHLARAALMTCLVFNMAQSEHVHFIDGSDGGFAMAARGFKSALAARA
- a CDS encoding GMC family oxidoreductase N-terminal domain-containing protein, coding for MRQATRFDYVIVGAGSAGCVLAARLSEDSNTRVALVEAGGPADDPAIADPARWPFLAGASCDWNYKTHAQAHTAGRRHDWPRGKVIGGTSCLNAMAHVRGHPADFDCWVEDGCPGWGYADLLPYFIRSETSSFAASPYHGVAGPVSLLTPEHPNPLTQSFLAAGEECGFKPTEEHNGARLTGPTLNTLTIVDGQRQSVADAYLAPAMGRENLTVLVHCRARRLLFASGDHCRGIEVDQYGERLEITAEQSVILAAGAIGSPALLLRSGIGPAQDLRDVGIACRIDLPGVGRNLQDHLLGAGNLYAAARPVPPSRYQHSEALLYARLADQEGAPELVVACVLLPAVTECFNAPAVGAAYTLMFGFTHPASRGVIRLVSDDPDSPPLIDPAYLSAPQDLTRFAASLDLARRIGSAKALAEWRQSELLPGPSVKTDPGRRDFLQRAAHTHHHPVGTCRMGTDSGAVVGPGLRLRGADGLYVVDGSAMPSLTTGPVNAVIVAIAERASDIIRDRVPLAPIFSVRSD
- a CDS encoding choline dehydrogenase: MSPPNSYDYVIVGAGSAGCTLANRLSADPGVSVLVLEAGGWDRDPWIHIPLGWGKILQGRLHDWGYYCEPEDNVNGRRVECARGKVIGGSSSTNAMAYVRGNPADYDGWAASGLSEWSYAHALPYFQKQETWEGGGGDYRGGSGPLGTQFCRYRDPLVEAFAAAGQAAGFGWTDDYNGAKQEGFGRLQMTIRNGRRSSGASAYLRPVLRRQNLSIKTRALTTRVNFEGGTATGVDYVKDGQTHSVRAEREVILAGGVINTPQLLMLSGIGDAAELKAQGIPVEVALPGVGKNLRDHVSVVLLYQRREPGPFHRNMRADRIVRELAKAYLFGKGFAADVPGGVVAFLKSGPDVVLPDLQYLFTAAPFGAGPYFKPFKQPFADGFATRLVMLQPESRGTVSLVSADPTAHPRIWQNFLARDADWRTLRAGVRIARDIAAQSPLAPFIAKEIMPGSDKVSDEAIDEVIRNTAITVHHPLGTCRMGTDDDEMAVVDPELRVRGTQGLRVVDASVMPTLVRGNINAAVVMIAEKAADLIAGRGVLAPRN